A region from the Candidatus Zixiibacteriota bacterium genome encodes:
- the eno gene encoding phosphopyruvate hydratase, whose translation MPKIAQCLAREILDSRGNPTVEVDVLLEDGSFGRAAVPSGASTGTHEALELRDGDRKRYLGKGVLKAILNVNDKIVPALKEEGIDVLNQREIDGFLLSLDGTPEKKNLGANAILGVSLAIAKAAASYSMLPLYRYVGGANARVLPLPMMNILNGGKHADNKVDLQEFMIMPAGAETFSDALRMGAEVFHSLKGVLHGKKYNTSVGDEGGFAPDLKSNREALEVIAEAVEKAGYKPGADILFALDPAASEFYDKKTKKYHLAGEGRSLTTDEMIEYYKELCKAFPIVSIEDGLAENDWDGFKKLTHEIGEKVQVVGDDLFVTNPVFLERGIKDKAANAILIKLNQIGTLTETLDTIQMANRAGFATVVSHRSGETEDTTIADIAVAVNAGQIKTGSLCRTDRVAKYNRLLRIEEELDAMAEFPGRSAFFNLKPHK comes from the coding sequence ATGCCGAAGATTGCTCAATGTCTGGCCCGCGAGATACTCGATAGCCGCGGCAACCCTACCGTCGAAGTCGATGTCCTGCTTGAAGATGGATCGTTTGGTCGTGCCGCCGTGCCCTCCGGCGCCTCCACCGGCACCCACGAAGCCCTCGAGCTGCGCGACGGTGACCGCAAGCGCTATCTCGGCAAGGGCGTGCTCAAAGCCATCCTCAACGTCAACGACAAAATCGTTCCCGCGCTAAAAGAAGAGGGCATCGATGTCCTGAACCAGCGCGAGATCGACGGCTTCCTGCTGAGCCTGGACGGGACTCCCGAGAAGAAGAATCTTGGCGCCAACGCAATCCTTGGCGTCTCCCTCGCGATCGCCAAGGCTGCGGCCTCCTATTCGATGCTGCCACTCTATCGCTACGTGGGCGGCGCCAATGCCCGCGTCTTGCCGTTGCCGATGATGAATATCCTCAACGGCGGCAAGCACGCCGACAACAAGGTGGACCTGCAGGAATTCATGATCATGCCTGCCGGCGCAGAGACCTTCTCGGATGCGCTGCGTATGGGCGCGGAGGTCTTCCACTCCCTGAAAGGCGTCCTGCATGGCAAGAAGTACAACACATCGGTGGGCGACGAAGGCGGCTTTGCCCCGGATTTGAAGTCGAATCGCGAAGCACTGGAGGTAATTGCCGAAGCGGTCGAGAAAGCCGGCTATAAGCCCGGCGCCGATATCCTTTTCGCCCTCGACCCGGCGGCCTCCGAATTCTACGACAAGAAGACCAAGAAATACCATCTCGCCGGCGAAGGCCGCAGCCTGACGACCGATGAGATGATCGAATACTACAAAGAGCTCTGCAAAGCCTTCCCGATCGTCTCGATCGAGGACGGTTTGGCCGAAAACGACTGGGACGGCTTCAAGAAGCTGACTCACGAAATCGGCGAGAAGGTCCAGGTCGTCGGGGATGATTTGTTCGTCACAAATCCAGTGTTCCTCGAGCGCGGGATCAAGGACAAGGCAGCCAACGCCATCCTGATCAAGCTCAACCAAATCGGCACCCTGACCGAGACGCTGGACACGATTCAGATGGCCAATCGGGCCGGCTTTGCCACAGTGGTGTCGCACCGCTCCGGCGAGACCGAGGATACGACGATCGCCGATATCGCGGTCGCGGTCAACGCCGGACAGATCAAAACCGGCTCACTGTGCCGCACAGATCGAGTTGCGAAATACAATCGGCTGCTGCGTATAGAAGAGGAGCTGGACGCGATGGCGGAATTTCCCGGCCGGAGCGCGTTCTTTAACCTGAAACCGCATAAGTAG
- a CDS encoding septum formation initiator family protein, translating to MPIKEDHRWRRLRAKIIIFVMLAVMLLLSYNLTVGQYGFINMMELQAQINQLKREELKLNAELVDLEITRNRLQTDTLLIEKFARKNFHLSRPGERVIEY from the coding sequence ATGCCGATCAAGGAAGATCACCGCTGGCGCCGCCTGCGCGCCAAAATCATTATCTTCGTCATGCTCGCCGTGATGCTGCTCCTAAGCTACAATCTCACGGTCGGGCAATACGGTTTCATCAACATGATGGAACTGCAGGCGCAGATCAACCAGCTCAAGCGCGAAGAGCTCAAGCTGAACGCCGAGCTGGTCGATTTGGAGATCACGCGCAACCGCCTCCAGACCGACACTCTGCTGATCGAGAAATTCGCCCGCAAGAATTTCCACCTCTCCCGCCCTGGCGAGCGGGTGATTGAGTATTAG
- the recO gene encoding DNA repair protein RecO, translating to MPLKKTELIVLKRTKVQDSSLFLICLTKEHGKLPLVARGATKPGSSMAEALQYFTVADVVFYEHEKDTAEYISKADISATFTNIISDENRFGFASAAMEFVNLYMPEGEANPQVYFLLRRYLRLLNASPLQNFRRELLHFWYLLTIFCGYAPELERCGDCGNVIATDKVMFDPQRGGVICDSCIGDELALQIDRGTIAALKKLAGTNIAESAKVTLTPPQMAQIRDLLVALTEYHIGRRVDLKSLDFLRKLRLFESE from the coding sequence ATGCCGCTGAAGAAGACCGAACTGATCGTGCTCAAACGCACCAAGGTGCAGGATTCATCCCTGTTCCTGATTTGCCTGACCAAAGAACACGGAAAGCTGCCGCTGGTCGCGCGCGGTGCGACCAAACCGGGTTCGAGTATGGCCGAAGCGCTGCAATACTTCACGGTCGCCGACGTCGTCTTCTACGAGCATGAGAAAGACACCGCCGAGTACATCTCGAAGGCCGACATCAGCGCGACCTTCACGAATATCATCAGCGACGAAAACCGCTTCGGCTTCGCATCGGCAGCAATGGAGTTCGTCAATCTCTACATGCCCGAGGGTGAAGCCAATCCGCAAGTATACTTCCTGCTCAGGCGTTATCTGCGCCTGCTGAATGCATCGCCGCTGCAAAATTTCCGCCGCGAGCTTTTGCATTTCTGGTATTTGCTGACTATATTTTGTGGTTATGCGCCGGAATTGGAGCGCTGCGGCGACTGCGGCAACGTTATTGCGACCGACAAGGTGATGTTCGACCCGCAGCGCGGCGGCGTCATCTGCGACAGTTGTATCGGTGACGAACTCGCTTTGCAGATTGATCGCGGCACGATCGCGGCCTTGAAGAAGCTGGCCGGCACGAATATCGCCGAGTCGGCGAAGGTGACCCTGACGCCGCCGCAGATGGCACAGATTCGCGACCTGCTGGTGGCGCTGACGGAGTATCATATCGGCCGCCGCGTCGATCTCAAGTCGCTCGATTTCCTGCGCAAATTGCGGCTGTTTGAGAGCGAATGA